In one window of Methanosarcina vacuolata Z-761 DNA:
- the lysS gene encoding lysine--tRNA ligase, protein MSMEINNEKMSDSLVPSDNESDSNDISDSRVFDDSKLTKLNGIRNQGLNPYPYKFEKNGDICEIQKKFEDFEKNEGLTVRTAGRLYNIRRLGKMIFADLGDQGSRIQVTLRKGNLPDEDFNTFKTLVDSGDIVGVQGTLFRTKRGENSISVSEFSLLSKSLCALPEKFHGLKDVETRYRKRYLDLIVNADKREIFVMRSKLISEIRRFLSDREFLEFETPILQNVYGGANARPFTTFHNCLGQKLFLRIAPELYLKRLIVGGYEKIFEISKNFRNEDIDTTHNPEFTMIEVYEAYRDYNDMMDLTEGLISELVVKLTGSYEVKIGENTLNLRTPWKRISMEDALKEYAGLDVFAHSLEELKQIAIDNKIEDYEKAKTYGEFLALLFEGLVEDKLINPTFIYDFPVENSPLAKNHRSKEGFVERFELFLNGWELANGYSELNDPIEQQKRFEEQDKKRKLGDLEAQTIDYDFVNALGYGMPPTGGMGLGIDRLTMILAGLDSIKEVILFPQMKRED, encoded by the coding sequence ATGAGCATGGAAATTAACAATGAAAAAATGTCAGATAGCCTTGTACCGTCTGACAATGAATCTGACAGTAATGATATTTCAGATAGCAGGGTCTTTGATGATTCTAAACTTACAAAACTAAACGGTATCAGAAACCAGGGACTTAACCCATACCCCTATAAGTTTGAAAAGAATGGGGATATCTGTGAAATCCAGAAAAAGTTCGAGGACTTTGAAAAGAATGAAGGCTTAACGGTCAGAACCGCAGGAAGGCTCTACAATATTCGCAGGCTTGGAAAAATGATATTTGCCGATCTTGGAGACCAGGGGAGCAGAATTCAGGTTACTTTAAGAAAAGGAAATCTTCCTGATGAGGATTTCAATACTTTTAAAACCCTGGTCGATTCGGGAGATATCGTAGGTGTTCAGGGCACACTTTTCAGGACAAAAAGGGGTGAAAATTCCATCAGCGTGTCCGAATTTTCCCTTCTCTCAAAATCCCTCTGTGCCCTCCCCGAAAAATTCCACGGCTTAAAAGACGTTGAAACCAGGTACAGAAAAAGGTATCTTGACCTTATAGTCAATGCTGATAAGCGAGAGATTTTCGTCATGAGGAGCAAACTCATCTCCGAGATCAGACGATTCCTTTCTGACAGGGAATTCCTGGAATTTGAGACTCCGATACTCCAGAATGTCTACGGAGGCGCAAACGCAAGGCCTTTCACGACTTTCCATAACTGTCTCGGGCAGAAACTCTTCCTTAGAATTGCCCCTGAACTTTATCTTAAGAGGCTTATTGTTGGCGGTTACGAGAAGATCTTTGAGATCTCCAAGAATTTCAGGAACGAAGATATTGACACAACCCATAACCCTGAGTTCACCATGATCGAAGTCTATGAAGCTTACAGGGACTACAATGACATGATGGACTTAACCGAAGGCCTGATCTCGGAACTTGTGGTCAAGCTGACTGGTAGCTATGAAGTTAAAATTGGAGAAAACACGCTCAATCTCCGTACCCCCTGGAAAAGAATTTCCATGGAAGATGCCTTAAAAGAGTATGCTGGACTTGATGTTTTTGCACACTCGCTTGAAGAATTGAAACAAATCGCAATCGATAACAAGATCGAGGATTACGAAAAGGCAAAAACTTACGGAGAGTTCCTTGCCCTGCTATTTGAGGGCCTGGTAGAAGACAAGCTGATAAACCCTACTTTCATTTATGATTTCCCTGTGGAAAATTCCCCACTTGCCAAAAACCACAGGTCAAAAGAGGGCTTTGTCGAGAGATTCGAACTCTTCTTAAACGGCTGGGAACTGGCAAACGGTTATTCCGAACTGAACGATCCTATTGAACAGCAAAAAAGGTTCGAAGAACAGGACAAGAAAAGAAAGTTAGGAGACCTTGAAGCTCAGACCATCGATTACGATTTCGTAAATGCTCTCGGATACGGAATGCCCCCTACAGGCGGCATGGGGCTTGGAATCGACAGGCTTACCATGATCCTTGCGGGCCTGGACTCTATCAAAGAAGTAATCCTTTTCCCGCAGATGAAAAGGGAAGACTGA
- a CDS encoding class I SAM-dependent methyltransferase gives MNQYPQWYYDEFKQVGVDYTDLEEVRAYDLCMQKLRDIESEFNSIQGLINIKDTDLLLEIGTGTGELALKFSAHCRKVVAIDVSKKMINFAKMKAEGQKKTNIEFYNAGFLTYENYDEPYDVIVTQLALHHLPDYWKMIALRRIYGMLKEGGKFYLRDVVFPSLILDYDSYFNKIVNDLRKSAGDKLAEETEIHIREEFSTLDWIMEGLLKNAGFCIESVKCDGFIAGYLCKK, from the coding sequence ATGAACCAGTATCCACAATGGTATTATGATGAATTCAAACAAGTCGGGGTAGACTATACAGATCTTGAAGAAGTCAGGGCTTATGATCTATGTATGCAGAAATTGAGAGATATTGAAAGTGAATTCAATAGTATTCAAGGACTTATTAATATTAAGGACACAGATTTACTTCTTGAAATCGGAACTGGGACAGGGGAACTGGCACTCAAATTTTCAGCGCACTGCAGAAAAGTTGTGGCTATCGATGTTTCGAAAAAAATGATAAATTTTGCGAAAATGAAGGCTGAAGGCCAGAAAAAAACAAATATAGAATTTTATAATGCTGGCTTTTTAACATATGAAAACTACGATGAACCTTATGATGTCATTGTCACTCAACTAGCTTTACACCACCTTCCAGACTACTGGAAAATGATTGCTCTGAGACGGATCTACGGAATGTTGAAGGAAGGCGGAAAGTTCTACTTACGTGATGTTGTTTTCCCTTCACTGATTTTGGATTATGACAGTTATTTTAATAAAATTGTAAATGACCTTAGAAAATCTGCAGGGGACAAACTTGCTGAAGAGACCGAAATCCACATAAGGGAAGAATTTTCAACGCTGGATTGGATTATGGAAGGTCTCCTGAAAAACGCTGGGTTTTGTATTGAATCTGTTAAATGTGATGGGTTTATTGCAGGTTATCTTTGCAAAAAATGA